DNA from Felis catus isolate Fca126 chromosome B3, F.catus_Fca126_mat1.0, whole genome shotgun sequence:
caaatggtGATAATTTTGCACTTTCTCTCGAAGAATATTCAGGTTTTTGCTATCACCAATAGCAGAAAACAAAGCTACAAATCTTTACCTCTATTCTTGGAGAAAACATCCCTTTCTGGAGGAAGGGCATGGAAGAGCCAAGCACCCAGCCAGCTGACCACAGGGCAAGTCCCAATCCAGGCCGTCTTCAGAaatcctttcctccttttctttcccatctgcTCTGCCAGGGCTAACTGGGAAGCCCCCAGGGTGGTTTCCAATATATGTCTTACAATGTCCAGGCTCCCTCCCCAGCAATCATTTATTAGAAAGAGGTTTTATGATACAAATTTGATAATCTCCCATGCACACTGGCACTGTTCTAATTGAAGTTGTAAGCCCATAAAATTCAAGCCCTTTGTCTTCCTGAAGGCCACAAGgtttaaaaaggtttaaaaagatACTATTGTCCTCTCTAACACCCACGACATTGTCACCAGGGACTGATTAAACAGAGTCCTGAATCGAAACAGTGCGGATTTTGTCTAGGTCCTTTTCAGGCCTGACAATGCCCTTTTCAGTTCCCAAGACAAAAGGAGGTTTAAGGATCGAGATTCTTCGCAGATAACCGCATCCATATGGAAGGCAAGGTGGCCAGCAGCTGAGACCCAAAcaccccactcccttccccctcagtcctctctcactctctccccaccccccaaaatcccAGGTGATACCGCTGCCTCAGTCACCCTACCTCCTCCTGGGTTGGGGGCGGGGAACCAGGGTCTCGGACGGGCCCAATGCCTACTCCTCACAGGCCTCATTGAGCCCTTGGTCCCTTCCCTGGATCTGCTGCCTGAACCTGCTCTCCTCAAGCGCATCTCCCGGCAGTGGGCGCCAGGGAGACAGGTCGTCACTTTCCTGAGAGTAACCACTTGCACGGGAGGCCCTGCCGCTCCGGATACCGGATACCGAGGTGAAGGGCAGTTGCAAACCCGAAGGGTGGAACACTAGATCTCCTAGCTTAGTGTGCATTGGGAGTGCGGGTGAAGCGAGACTCACCAGCAGATCACACACCTACGTTGGCCCACCAGGGCTCTCCAAAGCGATCTTCCCTCAACTGGCAGCCCTGAGGAGGGTCATTCCCCACACCCTTTGATTTCCTCAttgccccacctcctccccattcCACTCCTGCCAGGTATGGAGCTAAGAAGAGGCAGGAAGTCACAGATGCCAAGCGAGGCATTCGCAGGCTTAATTGGGGTGTATAAAGTCTCCGGGTGCTCGGGTGCTCTTCGGGCCCCTGTCTTGGGATGCTGCACTCCAGAAAGGGACATCTTGCAACTAGGCCGGCGCTGCTCCAAAGCAGTAcactctgcccccagcccagatGGCGCGTCTCCAGAGAATCCTTATGGAGACGCTCAGTATGCCCTATCGTGGCCAACCAACCGGGTTGGGCTTTTGGTGTCCGAAACGCCAGCAGCTTCGGGAGCCCAGAGGGGCCTCCAAGTCACTTCGGGCCCAGAGCAACCTCCCACTGACAGTGATCCCAGCTGtttcctctgctccccccccccccactctccttcCACCCTTCTCCCTAATGATCTTCCTAAAGTTGTGTCGACGTTGGCAGCTGCCCTCCCACCCAACCTGGGACAGGGGGAATGTACTGGCGCCCTGCACTCGGGTCTGGAAGCATAGCTTCCACTTATGTTCCCGGCCAGCGCTCAAGGGACCCAACCACACACATTTCACTCTCGAAccacaaagaggaaaaatattctatttctttcaaaataagttgcTTCCCATACaaatagctatttaaaaatatacaaataaggtTTAAGCAATAAAATCTATCTCTGGGGCTGGCGGTCGAGGCAAGAGGCGAGGGGGAAATCTTGGCGAAAGTTCCCCGCGCATTGGCTAGGGAGGGCGGGGCAGGGAACCCCTGCACTGTAGGACGTGGAACCTGCAGAGAGatgggccctgggtggggggcgTACTTTGCGGATCTCGGCCTCCAGCCCCGCTTTGGCCGCAGAGCCTCTCCAAAGTCCGGGGTAGCCCCAAGTGCCCGCCCCCCCGCAACGGTCTCACCAGTTCCAGGAGACCAGGGCTGGGGGCGCTAAGTGCTGGTAGGCGGGGAAGAGGCCAAGAGCCGAGCAGGGACCGAAGGCGGCGTAGCCCGGCAGAGGGCAGGCAGCGGCTGGGGACGCGCCGCTCTTGTCCTGGGCGGAGGCCGTGCCCATCTCGCCGCTGCCGCCACACGGCTGACCGTCGCGCACCAGCACGGGGACCACCACGCGGCGCAGCAGGCCGGGTGCGGCGCGCAGCTCCGCAGCTGCTGCCAGGTCAGGCGACTCCGCCGCCCCCGGCGCGCCCGGTGCGCGCGCGCGCTTCAGCTTGTAGCGATGGTTCTGGAACCAGATTTTGACCTGTGTGGGCGTGAGGCGAAGCAGGCGCGCCAGCTGCTCGCGCTCGGGCGCCGACAGGTAGCGCTGCTGCCGGAAGCGCCGCTCCAACTCCAGCGTTTGTGCCTTGGAGAACAGCACCCGacgcttctttctcttttcagcgTCTGAGCCAGGAGACACCGGCCGAGCGGACGGCCGCTGCGACGAGTCGGGCGGGCTGGTCTCTGGGCTGCTCTCGTCCGAGGCTAGGGGCGGCAAAGGAGACACGGCCTGATGAGGCGCCGGCCCCTCCGCACGCCGGCTGCTTCTCGCGCGCGCCGAGCCACTGGCCGGAGGGCGCCCCCACTCGCCAGCGGCTTTAGGGGTGAGACCATTTCTTCCCTGGGCCCACATCTGGACACCCACCTCTCCGAATTCAGTGACCTCATTTATTCCACAACCTGAGACCGCGCCCCCTAAGGAACTCACCCCAGGGACCTCCTAAAACAAGTTCATACCGGTAGCTGCGCTAGTGGACGAATTTACCGTAAGCTGGAGCACCAACCCAGGCCACCGCCGGGTCTACTGCACGACAGTTTACTGAGGTTTGCAGAACCTTGTAAAGCTAAGTTCTCCAGTGCTGCTCATCTCAGACCGAGGCCTGGAGAACGTAGCCGTGTTCTTAGACATTTAAGGGCGGTTTCTTAAATATTGTGACCTCTagaaacagaaatccaaatcTCGGGCGTTAGTGTCAGGCGCAAGGATCTGCTCCCAAAATGTGCTGACTAGAGCACGAATGGAATAGGGGTTGGAGGAGGACAGAGCCTCCGGTTCCAAGACTGGTTTCGACTTCCCAGTGGCGCATGGGCCGGGAGCGTGgttctgctcccctctccccactcccgcGGTGGTCCTCCGCTTACTCACAGGGGTAGTGGCCGCGCTCGGATTCCAACCAGGTGGCGCAGGGGCCGGGTTGGGGAGCGCATAGCTCCGGCTCGTGCCTCCGCAGGTGCTGCGCGTCCTGTTCGGGTAAATCCAGGAGGCTGCGCACGGTGAAGCTCAGGCGTCCAGAGGTGGCCATGgccaaggaggggaaggaggcggggggcggggcaggctgGGAAACGAGGGGCGGCCGGGACGTAGCTGCTACGGGTGGGCGCCAGAGGTGCACGCCATGCGCTGGCTGCTGGGATATTAGCGCGCTTACAGCGGAATCCCTGTTTATATAAACAGCTCTTCCCACCCGGGATGCTTTGAAAGCCGAGGTCCGGGTCTCCAGGGTGTTAAGTACCTGAATGAGTGCTGGACCAAAGACCCCGCGAGCCCGGAAGGTGCCacctccgccccccgccccgccccatccCCCGCCCCTTGGCGCCCCATTACCTCCCAGAGGCGGCAGGAAGCAGCTCTCGGCATTAGCGATTCTGTCTGATTAGCCCAAAGTGGGGACAGATAATGGGGATTGTTACCAATGAATAACATCTTGGGTGGCGAGC
Protein-coding regions in this window:
- the NKX2-8 gene encoding homeobox protein Nkx-2.8, which produces MLFIGNNPHYLSPLWANQTESLMPRAASCRLWEPAHGVHLWRPPVAATSRPPLVSQPAPPPASFPSLAMATSGRLSFTVRSLLDLPEQDAQHLRRHEPELCAPQPGPCATWLESERGHYPSSDESSPETSPPDSSQRPSARPVSPGSDAEKRKKRRVLFSKAQTLELERRFRQQRYLSAPEREQLARLLRLTPTQVKIWFQNHRYKLKRARAPGAPGAAESPDLAAAAELRAAPGLLRRVVVPVLVRDGQPCGGSGEMGTASAQDKSGASPAAACPLPGYAAFGPCSALGLFPAYQHLAPPALVSWNW